A window of Roseburia hominis A2-183 genomic DNA:
AGTATGATTTTCCGTATTTTGCTGCAATATTCATATCTTTCCTCCATACAAAATAATTCAAGAAAGTTGATTTCTGTTATTCATTTCGTATATACTATCATACCCCTTACGCTTCCGCAAGGTGCGTTTTTAATCAAATATATTGATTTATTTTATCTTTTTCTAAATTCCGGCCTTTTTGCAGATGTCATTGAGACAGCAGCGGTCGCAGTACGGTGCTGTCCGCGCGGTACAGACTGCACGCCCGTGATCCACAAGCCTGTGGCAGAAATCATTGCTCTCCTCCGGCGGAATCAGCTTCCAGAGTGCCATCTCCACTTTCTTTGGTTCCCTGATCCCGTCCACAAGCCCGATGCGGTTCACCAGGCGGATACAGTGCGTATCGGTGACGATTGCCGGCTGTCCAAAGACATCCCCCATCACCAGATTGGCGCTTTTTCTGCCGACTCCCGGAAGTTCTAACAGTGCATCAAAATCTTCCGGTACCTTTCCCTGGTACTTTTCCTTCAACATCTTCATGCAGGCGGAGATGTCGCGCGCCTTGCTATGTCCCAGCCCGCACGGTTTTACAATGCGCTCAATCTCCTCCACATCTGCATCC
This region includes:
- a CDS encoding endonuclease III domain-containing protein, translated to MQKKELALQVIERLKKEYPDTGCSLDYDDAWKLLVSVRLAAQCTDARVNVVVQDLYREFPDVDALADADVEEIERIVKPCGLGHSKARDISACMKMLKEKYQGKVPEDFDALLELPGVGRKSANLVMGDVFGQPAIVTDTHCIRLVNRIGLVDGIREPKKVEMALWKLIPPEESNDFCHRLVDHGRAVCTARTAPYCDRCCLNDICKKAGI